The following nucleotide sequence is from Gemmatimonadota bacterium.
GGCCGCCCCCAACACCCCCAGCCCCACCCAGGCCGGGAGGGATTCGAAGAGCATGCGCGGCTGATGGAACCAGTACAGGAAGGCGCCCACGAGCGGTGCCACCGCCCAGAGCAGCAGGACGCGCGCGCCCGGTCCCAGCCGGTGCGCGCCCACCAGGAAGAGCGCCCCGAGCAGCGTGAGCGGGACCGGAGCCTCCAGGATCTGGAGCCCGAAGGCGACGAAGTCGGCCGACGTGTAACCGAGGGCCTCGAGCAGCCCGTAGGCGTGACCCCATGGGTCCTCGTGGAAGCCCAGGCGGTGGGTGGGCCCGTACGCCACCTCGTAGCCCAGACGGGTGGGGGCGCCGAACAGGACGCGGTTGTAGAGCCCGAGCCCGACGGCGAAGGGAATGCCACCGCCCACCCAGGCGGCGACGCGACGGAGCAGCCCGGGCCACCGCAGCGCCGCGCGCGCTTCCCACCAGACCAGCAGCGGCACGGGCGCCAGGAGCAGCCCCGACCAGGGGCGGCTGGTGACGGCCCATCCCACCGCGGCCCCGGCGGCCAGGGCCCAGCCCCATCCTCCGTCGCGGGACCGGAGCGCCGCCCAGACGGAGACCGACGCGAAGGCCAGCGCCGACAGGTGGCTCATCAGGCCCCCGCCGAAGACGGCGAGGAGCGGGGACAGCGCGAGCAGCAGCCCCATGGCGCGCGCCAGGAGCGGGCGCGCCGGGAAGAGGCGCAGGAACGCCGCGGCCGAGGCGCCCGCCGTCAGGGCGGCCAGCCCCACCCCGACCCCGTGGGGCATCCCGGCCCGCACCCCCAGGGCCAGGAGGACCAGGTGTCCGGGCGGGTACTGCGAGACCCAGCCGGCGTCCGTCAGCAACGTGTTGGGGATCAGCCAGTGGGCGCCCAGCGCACCCACGTCGGCGCCCACCCGACCCCCGGCAAGCAGACGGGCGTGGGTCAGCATGGCCATCTCGTCCACGTTGGTGAGCAGGCCCCGGAGGAGGGGCCCCGCCACCAGCGCGGAGAGGACCCCGGCCAGCGCCGCGCACAGCAGCGCGAACGCGGCGGGTCCGGGGCGCAGGACCAGACGCGCCAGGACCCCGTCCGCCCGAGCCGGCCCCTCCGCCGGCGGTGCGTGCCTGCGTCCCGCCGCGATCGCGACGATCACCCCGACCAGCACGGCCACCACGACGCCCCACACCGCCGTGCCCAGGCTCGACGCGGCCTGTCGTACGGTCGCCTCACCCCACGGGCCGGTCGGGCGTCCCGCGAGCAGGCGGTACACCGGAAGGATCGCGAGGAGGAGCAGCGCGCCGCCGAGTGCGCGGCGGAGGACGGAGGACATGGACGGTGAAGCTACCCGCTCGGGTGCTCGCCAACCACCGGAGCCCTCCCTACTTTGGCCGCCGTCCCACGACAGGAGAGGAAATGAAGGGCTTACGGATGCTGTCCCTCGCGCTCGACCGCTTCTCGGACCTCTGGGGAGCGATCGTCACGGTGCTCATCCTCGCCATGGTGGCCTTCGGGTCCTACAACGCCGTGGCTCGCTACGTGGGACGGTTCGTGGGGCTCAACCTCAGCTCGAACGTCTACCTCGAGCTGCAGTGGTACCTCTTCAGCCTCATCTTCCTGCTCGGCGCCGGCTGGGCGCTGCGCCGAGACGCACACGTGCGCGTGGACGTGCTCTATTCGGCCGTGAGCAAGAAGGCCCAACGCCGGATCAACCTGATCGGCACGTTCCTGCTGCTGATCCCGTTCTCGGTGTTCGTGCTCTGGACGTCCATCCAGTACGTCCAGAACTCCTTCGCGGCCCGGGAGATGTCGCCCGATCCGGGCGGGCTGCCGCGCTACCCGCTCAAGGCGGTCATCCCGCTCTGCTTCATCCTCCTGCTGCTGCAGGGCGTCTCCGAGGCCATCAAGCTCTTCAGCACGGAAGAGGTCGAGCCCCGCTCCAAGGCGGAGGCGGCCGAATGAGCATGGAGTTGCTGGCACCGCTGATGTTCGTGGCGGTGTTCCTGGTGATCTTCCTCGGTTATCCCGTGGCGTTCGCGCTCGGCGGGACGTCCTTGGCGTTCGCGGTCATCGGGGTGGAGATGAACCACTTCGACTGGCACCTCTTCAACGCCATGCCGCAGCGCGTGTTCGGCATCATGTCCAACTACGTGCTGCTCGCCGTCCCCTACTTCATCTTCATGGGCCTGATCCTGGAGAAGGCCAAGCTGGCCGAGGATCTGCTCACGACCATCGGTCGCCTGTTCGGCAGCCTGCGGGGCGGCCTCGCGCTGGGCGTGGTGTTCGTGGGCGCGCTGCTGGCCGCTGCCACCGGCGTGGTGGGCGCCTCCGTGGTGGCGATGGGCAGCATCTCGCTGCCGGTGATGCTCAAGTACGGCTACGACAAGAAGCTCTCGGCCGGGGTCATCCTGGCCTCGGGTACGCTGGGACAGATCATCCCGCCGTCCATCGTGCTCGTGGTGCTGGCCGACCAGCTCGGCGTCTCGGTGGGCGATCTCTTCCTGGGCGGGCTCATCCCCGGCCTGATGCTGGCGGGGCTCTATGCGGCCTACACCGTGTTCGTGGCCGTCACGCGTCCCGCGGCCGCACCGGCCTTGCCGGCCGAGATGCGGGAACAGGCGGGTGGCAATCTCGCGAAGGACGTGATCACGGTCCTCTTCCCACCGCTGGCCCTGATCCTGGTGGTGCTGGGGAGCATCTTCCTGGGCATCGCCACGCCGACGGAAGCGGGCGCGCTGGGCAGCGTGGGTGCCATCCTGCTCGCCATCGGGCGCCGGCGCTTCTCCCGCAAGGTGCTCTGGGAGAGCGCCCGCGAGACCGCCGCGCTCACCGTGATGGTGATCTTCCTGCTGATCGGCTCGACGCTGTTCGCGCTGGTCTTCCGCGGTCTGAACGGCGACCTCTGGATCGAGGAGCTGCTCACCAACCTCCCCGGTGGGAAGGTCGGCCTGCTGCTCATCGCCAACCTGGTGATCTTCCTGCTCGGCTTCTTCCTGGACTTCTTCGAGATCGCTTTCATCATCATCCCGCTGGTCGCCCCCGCGGCGCAGCTGCTGGGCATCGACCTGGTGTGGTTCGGCGTGATGATCGGGATGAACCTGCAGACGTCGTTCCTCACGCCGCCCTTCGGCTTCGCGCTCTTCTATCTGCGCGGCGTGGCTCCACCCGAGGTGACCACACGGGATCTGTACCGATCCGTGATCCCCTTCATCGGGATCCAGGTGGTGGGGTTGCTGCTGATCGTGCTGTTCCCGCAGCTGGTGACAGGGCTCATCCAGTAGCGAACGAGAGAAGGGAGCCGCTGCGGCGGCTCCCTTCCGTTCGCGTGGGGGCACCCGACCTCCGGGCCATCCCCATCCGCGTCCATGAGCCGGGATCCGCGTCGCGCACGCCTGCCCCTTCGCAGCGCGGCCGGAGCCACGTCGGCGCTCAGCCCGTCGGCGGCGTGCCTGCTTTGAGCGCGGCCAGCTCCACGGCGTCGAGCACGCGACGGAACTGCTCGTCCGACTTCGACAGCATCCCCTTGTAGGCCAAGCGCGCGCCCATGAAGGACACCGCGGCGGCCCCGCCGAACAGGGCCGGCAGGGCCATGGCCTTGGCGTCGAAGGCGCCCACCGTCAGAAGCAGCGTGAACAGCACCGCCACGGAGGCGAACGTTCCGCCGAGCGTCAGCGGCAGCGTGCGCATGCCCTTCAGGTCGCGGCGGATGCTGATGGACGTGCCGCTCCCGTCCGGCTCGACCCGCACCCGCACGGCCGGAGTGCCGGAGCTGTCGTTCTTGCCGGTGGTGGTGGACCACTCGCGGATGCGTCCGAACTGCGACGCCACGCCCGAGACCCCGAACGTCGAGCGCAGCTCCCCCACGATGCGGCCCCACAGCTCGTCGTCCACCGGACCCGGCAGCACGCGCACGTGCGCCAGCTCGTCCGGGTTGGAGGCGAGCGGCGCCGGGAGCCCCTGCTCCCGGCGCAGGTCCAACTCCCGCGCCGCCGCGGCCACATGGACGGGATCGATGCCCGCCTCGGCCGCCACGGACTCCAACTCCGTCAGGGTCAGCCCGTGACGGACCAGCGTCTGTCCCCGCGCGCTGTGCTCGTGCCGTTCGGCCGCGCGCGCCAGGATGAGCCGTACTTCCTCGTCGGTGAAGCGCTGCTGCCCTTCCACGGTCCGCCCGGTCGCGCTACAGGTTCGAGTAGATGAAGTCCTGGTACGCCTTCTCGTTGGTGCTGAACCAACTGAAGGACTTGTCCCGGAACCCCTTCCACTGCTCGTAGACCTGGCGGTAGGAGGCGTCGCCGGCGGCGGCCTCCTCCAGCATCTGCGTGGTCTGGTCCTTGGCGGCCGCCAGGATCTCGTTCGAGAAGCGCCGCAGCTGCGTCCCGCCCTGGATCAGGCGCTGGAGCGCGTCCGGATTGCGCGCGTCGAACGCGTTCAACATGGCGGCAGTGGCCGTGTAGGCGGCGTTCTCCAGGATCGCCTGGTAGTCCGACGGCAGCTGGTCGTACGCCTGCTGGTTGACGAGCAGCGTCATGGACGGGCCCGGCTCCCACCAACCCGGGTAGTAGTAGTAGGT
It contains:
- a CDS encoding TRAP transporter small permease subunit, with amino-acid sequence MKGLRMLSLALDRFSDLWGAIVTVLILAMVAFGSYNAVARYVGRFVGLNLSSNVYLELQWYLFSLIFLLGAGWALRRDAHVRVDVLYSAVSKKAQRRINLIGTFLLLIPFSVFVLWTSIQYVQNSFAAREMSPDPGGLPRYPLKAVIPLCFILLLLQGVSEAIKLFSTEEVEPRSKAEAAE
- a CDS encoding TRAP transporter large permease subunit, whose product is MSMELLAPLMFVAVFLVIFLGYPVAFALGGTSLAFAVIGVEMNHFDWHLFNAMPQRVFGIMSNYVLLAVPYFIFMGLILEKAKLAEDLLTTIGRLFGSLRGGLALGVVFVGALLAAATGVVGASVVAMGSISLPVMLKYGYDKKLSAGVILASGTLGQIIPPSIVLVVLADQLGVSVGDLFLGGLIPGLMLAGLYAAYTVFVAVTRPAAAPALPAEMREQAGGNLAKDVITVLFPPLALILVVLGSIFLGIATPTEAGALGSVGAILLAIGRRRFSRKVLWESARETAALTVMVIFLLIGSTLFALVFRGLNGDLWIEELLTNLPGGKVGLLLIANLVIFLLGFFLDFFEIAFIIIPLVAPAAQLLGIDLVWFGVMIGMNLQTSFLTPPFGFALFYLRGVAPPEVTTRDLYRSVIPFIGIQVVGLLLIVLFPQLVTGLIQ